In Methylacidiphilum infernorum V4, a single window of DNA contains:
- a CDS encoding DsrE family protein produces the protein MQSVLIVITQGKEAFQRVHSLFHMSQVLAQQEETQVELLFLGPGVEWLRSNQRSSPLVAESLDQLRRTGIDIVACEVSLEAFGVEENKMLPARKVKGAVEMRKLIGQGFTVLSF, from the coding sequence ATGCAATCTGTGTTAATTGTGATTACTCAAGGAAAAGAAGCTTTCCAGCGGGTGCATTCTCTTTTCCACATGAGCCAAGTTTTAGCCCAACAGGAAGAAACCCAAGTAGAGTTACTGTTTCTCGGTCCTGGAGTGGAGTGGCTGCGCTCCAATCAAAGGTCTTCTCCCCTTGTGGCTGAATCCCTCGATCAGTTACGCCGCACAGGAATAGATATCGTAGCCTGTGAAGTATCTCTGGAAGCTTTTGGCGTGGAAGAAAATAAGATGCTTCCGGCGAGGAAAGTTAAAGGAGCGGTAGAGATGCGCAAGCTTATAGGCCAAGGTTTTACGGTTCTTTCTTTTTAG
- a CDS encoding MlaE family ABC transporter permease, giving the protein MIYRVGSLFIKFLKATGEIFFLLLDTLYSFFSFPLRWRLFLMQILTIGAKSQIIVLVTGAFTGAVFAAQVQFHFGKLGMSSATGPVVTLAMLRELGPVLCALMVSGRVGSAMAAEISTMKVTEQIDALRSLGVYVTQYLIVPRFLGLVVSMPLLVAITSGVGILCGYLVSVPLLGVEPAYYWENTIRFTSLDDVWMGELKGMFFGGLIVLISCYRGLNCQLSAEGVGIAATQAMVYSSIAILISNFFFSFLMNILFAS; this is encoded by the coding sequence TTGATATATCGTGTTGGCAGCCTTTTCATTAAATTTCTGAAGGCAACGGGCGAGATCTTTTTCCTTTTGTTGGATACCCTTTATTCCTTCTTTTCTTTCCCCTTGCGATGGAGACTTTTTTTGATGCAAATTTTAACTATCGGGGCTAAGTCCCAGATAATTGTCCTTGTGACGGGGGCTTTTACGGGTGCGGTGTTTGCCGCCCAAGTGCAATTCCATTTTGGTAAGCTCGGTATGAGTTCGGCCACGGGCCCGGTGGTTACCCTGGCCATGTTGAGGGAGCTAGGCCCTGTTCTTTGTGCCTTAATGGTTTCAGGGCGGGTGGGCTCGGCGATGGCCGCTGAAATTTCGACCATGAAAGTGACCGAGCAGATCGATGCCTTGCGCTCTCTTGGGGTATATGTCACTCAATATTTGATCGTGCCCCGGTTTCTCGGGTTGGTTGTATCCATGCCTTTGCTGGTGGCTATTACTTCAGGAGTCGGAATTCTTTGCGGTTATCTCGTTTCTGTTCCCCTGCTTGGGGTAGAACCCGCTTATTACTGGGAAAATACGATCCGGTTTACTTCCCTGGATGATGTCTGGATGGGGGAATTAAAAGGGATGTTTTTTGGAGGATTAATTGTTTTAATCAGCTGTTATAGAGGACTCAACTGCCAGTTGAGCGCCGAGGGCGTAGGTATTGCAGCAACACAGGCGATGGTCTATTCTTCGATCGCCATTCTGATTTCCAATTTTTTCTTCAGTTTCCTTATGAACATCCTGTTTGCCTCGTAA
- a CDS encoding Slp family lipoprotein → MLKNLLFLLALSSLGSIGFCSIIPKGLLNQYKNQPPLETILQKPEGYPDRFFLVGGKILSNEPLEDRTELLIEQRKLNHSGKPVGSSSKNKRLILIITKDFLDPNIYTEGRLVTAYGKITVRKLGKEKKIYLAARSIYLWPQFNPIQGGYIGGGPGFFF, encoded by the coding sequence ATGCTAAAGAATCTTCTTTTTCTTCTTGCTCTTTCTTCCTTGGGCTCCATTGGCTTCTGCTCCATCATTCCCAAGGGCCTTCTCAACCAATATAAAAACCAACCTCCCTTAGAAACCATCCTTCAAAAACCTGAAGGATACCCGGATCGATTCTTTCTCGTCGGAGGAAAAATCCTCTCCAACGAACCGTTGGAAGATCGTACAGAGCTGCTCATTGAACAAAGGAAATTAAACCATTCAGGCAAACCCGTGGGTTCTTCGTCCAAGAACAAAAGGCTCATTTTGATCATCACGAAAGACTTTCTCGACCCCAACATCTATACCGAGGGTCGGCTGGTCACCGCCTATGGGAAAATTACGGTAAGGAAACTGGGCAAGGAAAAGAAAATTTATCTTGCGGCACGCTCCATCTATCTTTGGCCTCAATTCAATCCTATCCAAGGAGGATACATTGGTGGAGGGCCAGGTTTTTTCTTTTAA
- a CDS encoding FRG domain-containing protein → MNGNELIGNLSQFLKKIRDIREEWTLKWQLKDHEELWFRGEGERYETALVPKIYRGLDEKEFSDECARKDFFDREYWMYEEFQRLCYKFMANWALDEENFDWDTYILMQNHGAPTRILDWTDGALIALHFAIKDVDAERKENEGKEEKNPRVYVLYPDSERLRQKTDESEEIQEKTVKRWKDFVKNHPGRKLNEEEWEEAYLPSGEEDRKEIDIPEPPLLLLSPHLTPRLGSQRTRMILFGKDPFWFKKNKKESFLKEIEIDRLQCERLLVELKDCGITESVIFPDLDGLGREIAQYWKVLFKDYKRGNS, encoded by the coding sequence ATGAACGGAAATGAGTTAATAGGAAACTTGAGCCAATTCCTAAAGAAAATAAGGGATATCCGGGAGGAATGGACATTAAAATGGCAATTAAAAGACCACGAAGAGCTTTGGTTTAGGGGAGAGGGGGAAAGGTATGAGACGGCCCTTGTTCCCAAAATCTATAGGGGATTGGATGAAAAGGAGTTCTCCGATGAGTGTGCGAGGAAAGATTTTTTCGATAGAGAATACTGGATGTATGAAGAGTTCCAGCGGCTTTGTTACAAGTTCATGGCGAATTGGGCCTTAGACGAGGAAAATTTTGATTGGGATACCTACATTTTGATGCAAAACCACGGTGCCCCGACCCGGATCTTGGATTGGACGGATGGGGCCTTGATTGCCCTCCATTTTGCGATCAAGGACGTTGACGCCGAGAGAAAGGAAAATGAAGGGAAAGAAGAGAAAAATCCCAGGGTTTACGTTCTTTATCCCGATAGTGAGAGGCTTCGACAAAAGACTGATGAATCTGAAGAGATACAAGAAAAGACAGTAAAAAGGTGGAAAGATTTCGTGAAAAACCATCCAGGAAGAAAGCTTAACGAGGAGGAATGGGAAGAAGCCTATCTGCCCTCTGGTGAAGAGGACAGGAAAGAGATCGACATTCCTGAGCCTCCTTTGCTGCTTTTATCTCCCCACCTTACCCCTAGGCTCGGATCCCAAAGAACCCGGATGATCCTTTTTGGAAAAGATCCCTTCTGGTTTAAAAAAAATAAAAAGGAGAGTTTTCTTAAGGAAATTGAAATCGATCGCTTGCAATGTGAAAGGCTTTTGGTAGAGCTGAAAGATTGCGGGATCACCGAGTCGGTCATCTTTCCCGACCTGGACGGACTGGGAAGGGAAATTGCCCAGTATTGGAAAGTCCTTTTTAAGGATTACAAGAGAGGGAATAGCTAG
- a CDS encoding ABC transporter ATP-binding protein produces the protein MLKVLNVRKSFNGITVLDGVNLEIPEGDRFMIIGRSGGGKSVLLRIIVGLIKPDSGEVWYKGKNLVSLSERKLAPIRRDMGMVFQNGALFDFMTVEENVAFALREKGGMSEKEIKKEVGEILERLLLKGQEKKMPSELSGGMKKRVAVARAVIAKPKIIFFDEPTAGLDPIASAELNALICSLNKDFNVTTVVVTHDMEAVRQLGRTVAMLYNGKIYSVGSPQEFEISSDPVIRNFVHGIIESEVRCS, from the coding sequence ATGTTAAAAGTCCTCAACGTAAGAAAATCTTTTAATGGAATAACGGTCCTGGATGGAGTGAACTTGGAAATTCCAGAAGGAGATCGTTTCATGATCATTGGGAGAAGCGGAGGAGGCAAAAGTGTTCTTTTGCGGATAATCGTGGGGTTGATTAAACCCGATTCGGGGGAAGTGTGGTACAAAGGGAAAAATCTTGTCAGTCTTTCCGAAAGAAAGCTTGCGCCGATACGAAGGGATATGGGAATGGTTTTTCAAAATGGAGCCCTTTTTGATTTTATGACTGTCGAAGAAAATGTGGCTTTTGCCTTGCGTGAAAAAGGGGGTATGAGTGAAAAGGAAATTAAAAAGGAAGTGGGCGAGATCTTGGAAAGACTCTTGTTAAAAGGGCAGGAGAAGAAAATGCCCTCGGAATTGAGTGGAGGAATGAAAAAAAGGGTAGCGGTAGCCCGAGCAGTAATTGCTAAGCCTAAGATCATATTTTTTGACGAACCTACGGCCGGACTGGATCCTATTGCTTCTGCCGAGCTTAACGCCCTTATTTGTTCATTAAATAAAGATTTTAATGTGACGACGGTAGTCGTCACCCATGATATGGAGGCGGTCAGGCAACTAGGAAGAACCGTTGCCATGCTCTACAACGGAAAGATTTACAGTGTGGGCAGTCCGCAGGAGTTTGAAATTTCCAGTGATCCTGTGATCCGGAATTTTGTTCATGGAATAATAGAATCTGAAGTGAGGTGTAGTTGA
- a CDS encoding protoglobin domain-containing protein: MHQDIVSVTQAILKEMPEACRFSEKDGEKIQSLRPYLYPLEDQIVKGFYDVLYGYPLTASILDFTERDKREETLRKWWRRTVGGPFDLHYWSWQAAVGIIHIRRKVKNPMMIGMWGWLLNFISKEISKFLSYKEFIDASEALQKLASTAEALTAESYLHHYLAALSHATGTELQLLDRLVLIEIEQAQEILAQKR, from the coding sequence GTGCACCAGGACATCGTTTCGGTAACCCAGGCAATTCTCAAAGAGATGCCCGAAGCTTGCCGGTTTAGTGAAAAAGACGGGGAAAAGATCCAATCCTTGAGACCTTATCTTTATCCCCTCGAAGATCAGATCGTCAAAGGCTTCTACGATGTCCTTTATGGTTATCCTCTCACCGCTTCGATTCTTGATTTCACCGAGAGAGATAAAAGGGAGGAGACGCTAAGAAAATGGTGGAGAAGAACCGTCGGTGGGCCTTTTGATCTTCACTACTGGTCATGGCAAGCGGCCGTGGGAATTATTCACATACGCAGAAAAGTCAAGAATCCGATGATGATCGGGATGTGGGGCTGGCTCCTCAACTTCATAAGCAAAGAAATATCGAAGTTTTTATCCTACAAGGAATTTATCGATGCCTCAGAAGCTCTTCAGAAGCTGGCATCCACAGCCGAAGCTTTAACCGCCGAAAGTTACCTGCATCACTACCTTGCTGCCCTTAGCCATGCCACCGGGACAGAGCTGCAACTCCTCGACAGGCTTGTGCTTATTGAAATCGAACAAGCCCAAGAAATCCTCGCCCAAAAAAGGTGA
- a CDS encoding glycosyltransferase family 2 protein: protein MACASPCLFSVLIDTYNYSQFISEAIESALQQDFPQDSYEIIVVDDGSTDDTPQIIREKYSHLVKYVYKTNEGQASAFNRGFEESKGELICFLDGDDFWHPTKLSTLWKIYKEFKIGCFYHDLLLVDSPAPWRTVLRLSPFSSLEQLTQDAYLLPLSKADLLFSFAVPTSGITLHRSVAQKIFPLAKVSYKLNADFFLQALGLAFSPFVVIRSPLGSYRCHPQGWGLSLSFTQEGYKGQIEIAEKVKSALLQGEELPAALRCLIQTVEEEIAFRQFLLELYSLPKWRAFCQSCLYLSKEKTLFSFCRKIVYFLRLLLGDSLFLEGHKIYKNWFCPPSSSSRDNPLEKGQKKLD from the coding sequence ATGGCCTGCGCATCTCCTTGCCTCTTTTCAGTCCTCATCGATACCTATAACTATTCCCAATTTATTTCGGAAGCCATAGAAAGTGCTTTACAGCAGGATTTTCCGCAAGACAGCTACGAAATCATCGTGGTCGATGATGGCTCTACCGATGATACTCCGCAAATAATAAGGGAGAAGTACAGCCATCTGGTCAAGTATGTCTATAAAACCAACGAGGGACAGGCATCAGCTTTTAATCGAGGTTTTGAAGAATCCAAGGGAGAATTGATCTGTTTTCTCGATGGAGATGATTTTTGGCACCCGACAAAGCTTTCCACCTTATGGAAAATCTATAAAGAGTTTAAAATCGGTTGTTTTTATCACGACCTTCTCTTGGTAGATTCCCCCGCTCCGTGGCGAACCGTTTTAAGACTCAGCCCTTTTTCTAGCCTCGAGCAGCTCACCCAAGATGCCTATCTTCTTCCCCTATCAAAAGCCGACCTGCTCTTTTCCTTTGCCGTTCCCACCTCGGGAATCACTTTACACAGGTCGGTTGCCCAAAAAATCTTTCCCCTGGCCAAGGTATCCTACAAATTAAACGCGGATTTTTTTCTCCAAGCCCTTGGCCTCGCTTTTTCTCCCTTCGTGGTCATTCGTAGCCCCTTGGGATCTTACCGATGCCATCCCCAAGGCTGGGGGCTTTCTCTAAGCTTCACCCAAGAAGGTTATAAAGGACAAATAGAAATTGCCGAAAAGGTGAAATCGGCTTTGCTCCAGGGAGAAGAGCTCCCTGCCGCTCTTCGTTGCTTAATTCAAACGGTTGAAGAAGAAATCGCCTTCCGGCAATTTCTCCTTGAGCTTTATTCCCTTCCCAAGTGGCGTGCTTTTTGTCAAAGCTGCCTTTACTTAAGCAAGGAAAAAACTCTTTTTTCTTTTTGCAGAAAAATCGTTTATTTCCTCCGCCTTTTACTCGGCGACTCGTTGTTTTTAGAAGGACACAAGATCTATAAAAACTGGTTTTGCCCCCCTTCCTCTTCTTCACGGGATAACCCCTTGGAGAAAGGCCAGAAAAAGCTAGATTAA
- the ispF gene encoding 2-C-methyl-D-erythritol 2,4-cyclodiphosphate synthase, which yields MIRTGIGYDVHKLAAGRKLVLGGVTIPFELGLVGHSDGDVLIHAMADAILGALGKRDIGFFFPNSDPRWKDISSLVFLERISQMLSEENGHIENIDSVVICEKPKIAPYIEEMKEKIASSLGVDRSVVGIKATTNESLGFVGRAEGIAAFATCLVRKAE from the coding sequence ATGATCAGAACAGGAATCGGATATGACGTGCACAAGCTTGCTGCCGGCAGAAAGCTTGTCCTGGGAGGAGTCACTATTCCCTTTGAACTGGGCCTTGTGGGGCATTCCGATGGTGATGTGTTGATTCATGCCATGGCCGATGCCATCCTGGGAGCCTTGGGGAAAAGGGATATCGGTTTTTTTTTCCCCAACAGCGATCCCAGGTGGAAAGATATTTCAAGCTTGGTTTTTCTGGAGCGGATCAGCCAAATGCTTTCTGAAGAAAACGGGCACATAGAGAACATCGATTCTGTAGTCATTTGCGAAAAGCCCAAGATTGCTCCTTATATCGAGGAGATGAAAGAAAAAATCGCTTCTTCTTTAGGAGTTGACCGCTCAGTTGTGGGGATCAAGGCGACAACGAATGAAAGCCTTGGTTTTGTGGGCAGGGCCGAAGGGATCGCCGCTTTTGCAACCTGCCTGGTCAGGAAGGCCGAATAG